In Actinomadura citrea, a single window of DNA contains:
- a CDS encoding glycerophosphodiester phosphodiesterase family protein: MNRIAMIGCGAVLAAVAFAGSAQAAPQAAGKRTHAVIVGHRGSPGQAPEETLASYRDGVRDRADVLEGDVQLTADKQIVLLHDDTLARTTDVEQVFPDRAPWRVGQFTLAEIKRLDAGSWFDARYAGQRVPTLKELLAARDRGTGLSLELKAPDNSPGIATLLAEELNAAGVTDGGTLKSGAYRVQVHSRDQAALKEFHAAAPKVQLSYLTGGAMLSDDELAGLAGWTVSVYAHPRATSAGDVRRAHDKGLKVFSDPVDSPAEVSMGANQGYDWLATNFPATTRRILDGRTPFPGANGVVIDSVFPDPGGDDAQPEKSEHVVLRNTTSRPVDVSGGYLRDQASNLMRIGSGYVIPPGSLLRVYVGPGTNRPDAFYNGLTAGFLNNTSGDTVSFFRADHTLLDISSYIVP; encoded by the coding sequence GTGAACAGGATCGCCATGATCGGGTGCGGGGCCGTGCTGGCGGCCGTCGCCTTCGCGGGCAGCGCCCAGGCCGCGCCGCAGGCCGCGGGGAAGCGGACGCACGCGGTGATCGTCGGGCATCGCGGGTCGCCGGGGCAGGCCCCCGAGGAGACGCTCGCGTCCTACCGCGACGGGGTCCGCGACCGGGCGGACGTGCTGGAAGGCGACGTGCAGCTCACGGCCGACAAGCAGATCGTGCTCCTGCACGACGACACGCTCGCCCGGACCACCGACGTGGAGCAGGTCTTCCCCGACCGGGCGCCGTGGAGGGTGGGCCAGTTCACGCTGGCCGAGATCAAGAGGCTGGACGCCGGGTCCTGGTTCGACGCCCGGTACGCGGGCCAGCGGGTGCCCACCTTGAAGGAGCTGCTCGCCGCCAGGGACAGGGGGACCGGGCTCAGCCTGGAACTGAAGGCGCCCGACAACAGCCCCGGGATCGCCACGCTCCTCGCCGAGGAGCTGAACGCGGCCGGAGTCACCGACGGCGGGACGCTCAAGTCGGGGGCCTACCGGGTGCAGGTCCACTCGCGCGACCAGGCGGCGCTCAAGGAGTTCCACGCGGCCGCGCCCAAGGTGCAGCTCTCCTACCTGACCGGGGGCGCGATGCTCTCCGACGACGAGCTGGCCGGGCTGGCGGGCTGGACGGTCAGCGTGTACGCGCATCCCAGGGCGACCAGTGCCGGCGATGTCAGGCGTGCGCACGACAAGGGGCTGAAGGTGTTCAGCGACCCGGTGGACAGCCCGGCCGAGGTGTCCATGGGGGCGAACCAGGGCTACGACTGGCTCGCGACGAACTTCCCCGCCACGACGCGGCGGATCCTGGACGGCCGGACGCCCTTCCCCGGCGCGAACGGCGTCGTCATCGACAGCGTCTTCCCCGACCCGGGCGGCGACGACGCACAGCCGGAGAAGAGCGAGCACGTGGTGCTGCGGAACACGACGTCCAGGCCGGTCGACGTGAGCGGCGGCTACCTGCGCGACCAGGCGAGCAACCTGATGCGGATCGGCTCTGGATACGTGATCCCGCCGGGAAGCCTGCTGCGCGTCTACGTCGGCCCAGGCACGAACCGTCCCGACGCCTTCTACAACGGCCTGACGGCCGGCTTCCTGAACAACACCTCAGGAGACACGGTGTCGTTCTTCCGAGCCGACCACACGCTGCTCGACATCTCCTCCTACATCGTCCCCTGA
- a CDS encoding prolyl oligopeptidase family serine peptidase — MTARATLPYGSWPSPISAADVARARLRLSFPTVMGDDVWWQETRPEEGGRATVIHLKDGHRTELLQAPWDARTRVHEYGGRSYLPIRTGAGWSVVFSNYEDQRLHRLDEGDPKPYPLTPEPAVPAGLRYADYVLSPDGTEVWCVCEGHIAEPAGPEDEQSADEQPATGIRRAIVAVPLDGSAAGDAGAIRELVSGAQFYAGPVASPGGGHLAWVQWNHPRMPWDGTEVRVAAIEDGEVVAPRTVKGGLTESALAPLWRDDESLYVISDWPGWWNIYQVGLHGESAQALYPAEEEFAAPLWQLGGMPYALLGDGRLAVLHGEGDMRLGVYDTDTLDLVDLEVPYEHWAPQLSTDGTTIVGIAGGPDLPASVVRVDTTTGRVEGLRRERAELPDVAYLSRPRAEQLEGPFGRPVHAYVFPPTNPEAAGPDDELPPYVVFVHGGPTGRVSTVLDMERAYFTSRGIGVIDVNYGGSAGYGRAYRERLRRQWGVVDVEDAVAAARALVDGGIADPARLAIRGGSAGGWTTLAAITQTDVFKAATSYFGISDLQRFAESTHDFESHYLFGLIGPLPGFERAYEERSPINRADRTACPVLLLQGLSDPIVPPDQSERFAQALAEKKMPYAYLTFEGESHGFRKADTVIRCLEAELAFYGQTLGFEPRGVEPVNLTIG; from the coding sequence ATGACCGCTCGTGCGACCCTTCCCTACGGCTCATGGCCTTCACCCATCTCTGCGGCCGATGTCGCCCGCGCCCGGCTGCGCCTCAGCTTCCCCACCGTCATGGGCGACGACGTGTGGTGGCAGGAGACGCGACCCGAGGAGGGCGGACGGGCCACGGTCATCCATCTGAAGGACGGTCATCGCACCGAACTGCTGCAGGCGCCGTGGGATGCGCGTACCCGCGTCCACGAGTACGGCGGGCGGTCGTACCTGCCGATCCGCACCGGGGCGGGCTGGTCGGTCGTGTTCTCCAATTACGAGGACCAGCGGCTGCACCGCCTCGACGAGGGCGACCCGAAGCCGTACCCGCTGACGCCCGAGCCGGCCGTCCCGGCGGGATTGCGGTACGCCGACTACGTCCTTTCCCCGGACGGGACTGAGGTCTGGTGCGTCTGCGAGGGCCACATCGCCGAGCCGGCGGGCCCCGAGGATGAGCAGAGCGCGGACGAGCAGCCCGCCACGGGCATCCGGCGCGCCATCGTCGCCGTCCCGCTGGACGGCAGCGCCGCAGGGGACGCCGGCGCGATCCGCGAGCTGGTGTCGGGCGCGCAGTTCTACGCGGGCCCTGTGGCGTCCCCTGGCGGAGGGCACCTGGCGTGGGTCCAGTGGAACCACCCCCGCATGCCGTGGGACGGCACCGAGGTGCGCGTGGCGGCGATCGAGGACGGCGAGGTGGTCGCTCCCCGCACGGTGAAGGGCGGTCTCACCGAGTCCGCCCTGGCGCCGTTGTGGCGCGACGACGAGTCCCTGTACGTGATCTCCGACTGGCCCGGCTGGTGGAACATCTACCAGGTCGGCCTGCACGGGGAGTCCGCCCAGGCGCTCTACCCGGCCGAGGAGGAGTTCGCCGCGCCGCTGTGGCAGCTCGGCGGCATGCCGTACGCGCTGCTCGGCGACGGGCGCCTCGCCGTCCTGCACGGCGAGGGCGACATGCGGCTCGGCGTCTACGACACCGACACCCTCGACCTCGTCGACCTGGAGGTCCCCTACGAGCACTGGGCGCCGCAGCTGTCCACGGACGGCACGACGATCGTGGGGATCGCCGGCGGCCCGGACCTGCCCGCGTCGGTGGTGCGCGTCGACACCACGACCGGGCGCGTCGAGGGGCTGCGCCGGGAGCGGGCCGAGCTGCCCGACGTCGCGTACCTGTCCAGGCCGCGCGCCGAGCAGCTGGAGGGGCCGTTCGGGCGTCCCGTCCACGCCTACGTGTTCCCGCCGACCAACCCTGAGGCGGCCGGGCCGGACGACGAGCTGCCGCCCTACGTCGTGTTCGTGCACGGCGGGCCCACCGGGCGGGTGTCCACGGTCCTCGACATGGAGCGCGCGTACTTCACCAGCCGCGGCATCGGCGTGATCGACGTCAACTACGGCGGATCGGCCGGCTACGGCCGCGCCTACCGGGAGCGGCTGCGCCGCCAGTGGGGCGTGGTCGACGTCGAGGACGCCGTCGCCGCCGCCCGTGCCCTCGTCGACGGCGGCATCGCCGACCCGGCGCGGCTGGCGATCCGCGGCGGCTCGGCCGGCGGCTGGACGACACTCGCGGCGATCACGCAGACCGACGTGTTCAAGGCCGCCACGTCCTACTTCGGGATCAGCGACCTGCAGCGCTTCGCCGAGAGCACCCACGACTTCGAGTCCCACTACCTGTTCGGCCTCATCGGCCCCCTCCCCGGGTTCGAGCGCGCCTACGAGGAGCGCTCGCCTATCAACCGCGCCGACCGGACGGCCTGCCCCGTCCTGCTCCTGCAGGGTCTGAGCGACCCGATCGTGCCGCCGGACCAGTCCGAGCGGTTCGCGCAGGCGCTGGCCGAGAAGAAGATGCCGTACGCCTACCTCACCTTCGAGGGCGAGTCGCACGGCTTCCGCAAGGCCGACACGGTCATCCGCTGCCTGGAGGCGGAGCTGGCGTTCTACGGCCAGACCCTCGGGTTCGAGCCGCGCGGCGTCGAACCCGTCAACCTCACGATCGGCTGA
- a CDS encoding amino acid ABC transporter permease has translation MSKEATVLFDIPGPRARARNALLTAVASIVLAAVLAALIWRLSDKGQFEEKLWTPFLKWTVWRHLLLPGLINTLKAAALATVLALLFGVVFGLARLSDHWWVRVPAGAVVEFFRGIPLLILIFLAFFVPNKISPAIAESQFGTLQRVSVDYFFSIFGVEINAGTVTVPAFAAVVFGLTMYNGSVLAEVVRAGVLSIPKGQSEAAYSIGLRKNGVMRLVLLPQAITVMMPAIVSQIVVLLKDTALGFIIAYGEFLQAGFKQVPANYSNNVLQAGIVVAVIYIAINMSLSRVATWLEGRSRRSRKTEAKTMGSGGPPPVAGVGVTQQTI, from the coding sequence ATGAGCAAGGAAGCGACCGTTCTCTTCGACATCCCCGGCCCCCGGGCCAGGGCGCGCAACGCGCTCCTGACCGCCGTCGCGTCGATCGTGCTCGCCGCCGTCCTGGCCGCGCTGATCTGGCGCCTCAGCGACAAGGGCCAGTTCGAGGAGAAGCTCTGGACGCCGTTCCTGAAGTGGACGGTGTGGAGGCACCTGCTCCTGCCCGGCCTGATCAACACGCTGAAGGCCGCCGCCCTCGCCACGGTGCTGGCCCTGCTGTTCGGCGTCGTGTTCGGGCTGGCACGGCTGTCGGACCACTGGTGGGTCCGCGTCCCGGCCGGCGCCGTGGTGGAGTTCTTCCGCGGCATCCCGCTGCTGATCCTGATCTTCCTGGCGTTCTTCGTCCCCAACAAGATCAGCCCCGCCATCGCCGAGTCGCAGTTCGGCACCCTGCAGCGGGTGTCGGTGGACTACTTCTTCTCGATCTTCGGGGTGGAGATCAACGCCGGGACGGTCACCGTGCCCGCGTTCGCCGCGGTCGTGTTCGGCCTGACGATGTACAACGGCTCCGTGCTCGCCGAGGTGGTGCGCGCGGGCGTCCTGTCGATCCCGAAGGGGCAGTCGGAGGCCGCCTACTCCATCGGGCTCCGCAAGAACGGCGTCATGCGGCTGGTGCTGCTGCCGCAGGCCATCACGGTGATGATGCCGGCGATCGTGAGCCAGATCGTCGTCCTGCTCAAGGACACCGCGCTCGGGTTCATCATCGCCTACGGCGAGTTCCTGCAGGCCGGCTTCAAGCAGGTGCCGGCGAACTACAGCAACAACGTGCTGCAGGCCGGCATCGTCGTCGCGGTCATCTACATCGCGATCAACATGTCGCTGAGCCGTGTGGCCACCTGGCTGGAGGGACGCAGCCGCCGCAGCCGCAAGACCGAGGCCAAGACCATGGGTTCGGGCGGCCCGCCCCCCGTGGCCGGGGTCGGGGTGACCCAGCAGACCATCTGA
- a CDS encoding amino acid ABC transporter permease, protein MFDFSPFFDNFDEILQGFWATLRLAAAAAVLSLIIGTFLASFRVSPVPVLRAFGTGYVNIVRNTPLTLVLLMCSLGLNDILALKFSENSSTTYYWWAVLGLSAYTGAFVCETLRSGINTVPLGQAEAARSIGLTFTQSLRMIILPQAFRAIIAPLGSVLIAMIKNTTVAAAASYAEVALVTKTIIDKPTFANGVIPLFLGVSIGFLILTLPTGYFFGWLAKRMAVAR, encoded by the coding sequence ATGTTTGACTTCAGCCCGTTCTTCGACAACTTCGACGAGATCCTCCAGGGATTCTGGGCGACCCTGCGCCTCGCGGCCGCCGCGGCGGTGCTCTCCCTGATCATCGGGACCTTTCTGGCGAGCTTCCGGGTCTCGCCGGTTCCGGTGCTCCGCGCGTTCGGCACGGGCTACGTCAACATCGTGCGCAACACGCCCCTCACCCTGGTGCTGCTGATGTGCAGCCTGGGCCTGAACGACATCCTCGCGCTGAAGTTCTCCGAGAACTCCTCGACGACCTACTACTGGTGGGCGGTCCTCGGCCTGTCGGCCTACACCGGGGCCTTCGTGTGCGAGACCCTGCGCTCGGGCATCAACACCGTCCCGCTGGGCCAGGCCGAGGCCGCCCGTTCGATCGGGCTGACCTTCACCCAGTCCCTCCGCATGATCATCCTGCCGCAGGCGTTCCGGGCGATCATCGCCCCGCTGGGCAGCGTGCTGATCGCGATGATCAAGAACACGACGGTGGCCGCGGCCGCGAGCTACGCCGAGGTCGCGCTGGTCACCAAGACCATCATCGACAAGCCCACGTTCGCCAACGGGGTCATCCCCCTCTTCCTCGGCGTGTCGATCGGCTTCCTGATCCTCACCCTGCCCACCGGATACTTCTTCGGCTGGCTCGCCAAGCGGATGGCGGTGGCGCGATGA
- a CDS encoding glutamate ABC transporter substrate-binding protein: MRVRRFGALIGAGMALSLALSACGSDTEKTEAKTVVQKAKDDKKLTIGIKFDQPALGLKKPDGSFDGFDVDVAKYIAKSLGVPENGITFKETTSANRESFLGGGQVDLVVATYSITDARKSQVTFGGPYYVAHQDTMVKADNGSIKKATDLKGKKLCKAAGSNSFRRITEGPPDGKLNIKGVTLVDASSYSECVSKLKSGALDAVSTDDLILAGFANQQKGSFKVINDPFTDEKYGVGLKKGDTETCEAVNKAVAQMYSDGTAKTLLEKHFAGTGLKLVTTAPQMEGCA, from the coding sequence ATGCGAGTACGTCGTTTCGGCGCCCTCATCGGGGCGGGGATGGCGCTGTCGCTGGCGCTCAGCGCGTGCGGCAGTGACACCGAGAAGACCGAGGCCAAGACGGTCGTCCAGAAGGCCAAGGACGACAAGAAGCTGACCATCGGCATCAAGTTCGACCAGCCGGCGCTCGGCCTGAAGAAGCCCGACGGCAGTTTCGACGGTTTCGACGTCGACGTCGCCAAGTACATCGCCAAGTCGCTCGGCGTCCCCGAGAACGGCATCACGTTCAAGGAGACGACCTCCGCCAACCGCGAGTCGTTCCTCGGCGGCGGGCAGGTCGACCTCGTGGTCGCCACCTACTCCATCACCGACGCGCGCAAGTCGCAGGTGACCTTCGGCGGGCCGTACTACGTCGCCCACCAGGACACGATGGTCAAGGCCGACAACGGCAGCATCAAGAAGGCCACCGACCTCAAGGGCAAGAAGCTCTGCAAGGCGGCCGGGTCCAACTCCTTCCGCCGCATCACCGAGGGCCCGCCGGACGGCAAGCTGAACATCAAGGGCGTCACGCTCGTGGACGCCTCCAGCTACTCCGAGTGCGTGAGCAAGCTGAAGTCCGGCGCCCTGGACGCGGTCAGCACCGACGACCTGATCCTGGCCGGCTTCGCCAACCAGCAGAAGGGCTCCTTCAAGGTCATCAACGACCCCTTCACCGACGAGAAGTACGGCGTCGGCCTCAAGAAGGGCGACACCGAGACCTGCGAGGCCGTCAACAAGGCCGTCGCCCAGATGTACTCCGACGGCACGGCCAAGACCCTGCTGGAGAAGCACTTCGCGGGCACCGGGCTCAAGCTCGTCACGACCGCCCCGCAGATGGAAGGCTGCGCCTGA
- a CDS encoding amino acid ABC transporter ATP-binding protein, with product MTDSESEPEITETGPEDSTPEPAAAGDRPLVVVEHVNKHFGELHVLKDINLTVNSGEVVVVIGPSGGGKSTLCRSINRLEPIDDGTILVDGKELPKEGKDLAKLRADVGMVFQSFNLFAHKTILENVMLGPVKVRRQGKQESQKHAMELLDRVGIANQAHKYPAQLSGGQQQRAAIARSLAMRPKVMLFDEPTSALDPEMVNEVLDVMTGLAREGMTMIVVTHEMGFARRAAQKVVFMADGQIVEENTPDEFFTNARTERAKDFLSKILTH from the coding sequence ATGACGGACAGCGAAAGCGAGCCCGAGATCACCGAGACCGGGCCGGAGGACTCCACCCCGGAGCCGGCCGCCGCAGGTGACCGGCCGCTCGTCGTAGTCGAGCACGTCAACAAGCACTTCGGCGAGCTGCACGTCCTCAAGGACATCAACCTCACCGTGAACTCCGGCGAGGTGGTCGTCGTCATCGGCCCGTCCGGCGGCGGGAAGTCGACCCTGTGCCGGTCGATCAACCGGCTGGAGCCGATCGACGACGGCACGATCCTCGTGGACGGCAAGGAGCTGCCCAAAGAGGGCAAGGATCTGGCGAAGCTCCGCGCCGACGTGGGCATGGTGTTCCAGTCGTTCAACCTGTTCGCCCACAAGACGATCCTCGAGAACGTCATGCTCGGGCCGGTGAAGGTCCGCAGGCAGGGCAAGCAGGAGTCGCAGAAGCACGCGATGGAACTGCTCGACCGGGTCGGCATCGCCAACCAGGCGCACAAGTACCCCGCGCAGCTGTCCGGCGGGCAGCAGCAGCGCGCGGCGATCGCGCGCTCCCTCGCGATGCGGCCCAAGGTGATGCTCTTCGACGAGCCCACGTCGGCGCTGGACCCGGAGATGGTCAACGAGGTCCTGGACGTCATGACGGGGCTGGCCCGCGAGGGCATGACGATGATCGTCGTCACGCACGAGATGGGCTTCGCCCGCCGGGCCGCGCAGAAGGTCGTGTTCATGGCGGACGGCCAGATCGTCGAGGAGAACACCCCCGACGAGTTCTTCACCAACGCGCGGACCGAGCGCGCGAAGGACTTCCTTTCCAAGATCCTCACGCACTGA
- the miaB gene encoding tRNA (N6-isopentenyl adenosine(37)-C2)-methylthiotransferase MiaB → MSAPMETAPRTYEIRTYGCQMNVHDSERLSGLLESAGYVRAVEAEPDIVVFNTCAVRENADNRLYGNLGHLRPVKDGHPGMQIAVGGCLAQKDRDTIVKRAPWVDVVFGTHNIGSLPALLERARVRSEAQVEIEESLVTFPSTLPTRRESPYAAWVSISVGCNNTCTFCIVPSLRGKERDRRPGEILAEVEALVAEGALEITLLGQNVNAYGSGFGALSGAPEEVRAMTGDGQSAFAGLLRACGGVEGLERVRFTSPHPKDFTDDVIAAMAETPNVMPSLHMPLQSGSDAVLRAMRRSYRQARYLGIIEKVRAAIPDAAITTDIIVGFPGETEADFEETLHVVREARFASAFTFQYSKRPGTPAATMDGQLPKEVVQERYERLIALQEEISWAENRRQLGRTLEVLVAEGEGRKDEATRRLSGRAPDNRLVHFGVPQEPVRPGDMVTVEITYAAPHHLVADKPALGVRRTRAGDAWEARQGGDGEARGVSLGMPSIGRPAQPAAAAPGCSTCP, encoded by the coding sequence ATGAGTGCGCCAATGGAGACGGCTCCCCGTACGTACGAGATCCGTACCTACGGGTGCCAGATGAACGTCCATGACTCCGAGCGGCTGTCGGGGCTGCTGGAGTCGGCCGGGTACGTCCGCGCGGTGGAGGCCGAGCCCGACATCGTGGTGTTCAACACCTGCGCGGTGCGGGAGAACGCCGACAACCGCCTCTACGGCAACCTCGGCCATCTGCGGCCCGTCAAGGACGGCCATCCCGGCATGCAGATCGCCGTCGGCGGCTGCCTGGCCCAGAAGGACCGCGACACCATCGTCAAGCGCGCCCCCTGGGTGGACGTGGTGTTCGGCACGCACAACATCGGGTCGCTGCCCGCGCTGCTCGAACGCGCACGCGTCCGGAGCGAGGCGCAGGTCGAGATCGAAGAGTCCCTGGTGACCTTCCCCTCGACGCTGCCGACGCGCCGCGAGTCGCCCTACGCCGCCTGGGTGTCGATCTCCGTGGGGTGCAACAACACCTGCACGTTCTGCATCGTCCCGTCCCTGCGCGGCAAGGAGCGCGACCGCCGGCCGGGGGAGATCCTCGCCGAGGTCGAGGCGCTGGTCGCCGAGGGCGCCCTGGAGATCACGCTGCTCGGGCAGAACGTCAACGCCTACGGCTCGGGCTTCGGCGCCCTGTCCGGCGCGCCGGAGGAGGTCCGCGCGATGACCGGGGACGGGCAGTCGGCGTTCGCGGGGCTGCTGCGGGCCTGCGGCGGCGTCGAGGGCCTGGAGCGGGTCCGGTTCACCTCGCCGCACCCCAAGGACTTCACCGACGACGTGATCGCCGCGATGGCGGAGACGCCGAACGTGATGCCCTCCCTGCACATGCCGCTGCAGTCCGGGTCGGACGCGGTGCTGCGCGCGATGCGCCGGTCGTACCGGCAGGCGCGCTACCTCGGCATCATCGAGAAGGTCCGGGCCGCGATCCCGGACGCGGCGATCACCACCGACATCATCGTCGGCTTCCCCGGCGAGACCGAGGCCGACTTCGAGGAGACCCTGCACGTGGTGCGGGAGGCCCGGTTCGCGTCGGCGTTCACGTTCCAGTACTCCAAACGCCCGGGCACCCCGGCGGCGACCATGGACGGCCAGCTGCCGAAGGAGGTCGTCCAGGAGCGGTACGAGCGGCTCATCGCGCTCCAGGAGGAGATCTCCTGGGCGGAGAACCGCCGGCAGCTCGGCCGGACGCTCGAGGTGCTGGTCGCCGAGGGCGAGGGCCGCAAGGACGAGGCGACGCGCCGGCTCTCGGGCCGGGCGCCCGACAACCGCCTGGTCCACTTCGGCGTGCCGCAGGAGCCGGTCCGCCCCGGCGACATGGTCACCGTCGAGATCACCTACGCCGCGCCGCACCACCTGGTCGCCGACAAGCCCGCGCTGGGCGTCCGCCGGACGCGCGCGGGCGACGCGTGGGAGGCCCGGCAGGGCGGGGACGGCGAAGCCCGGGGCGTGTCGCTGGGCATGCCGTCGATCGGGCGCCCGGCCCAGCCCGCCGCGGCCGCGCCGGGCTGCTCGACCTGCCCCTGA
- a CDS encoding antitoxin, with protein sequence MSIVDKVKQMLGQHSDKAKQGVEKAGDMFDQRTGGKHADKVDRVQDQAGSYIDRESGRPGGAGGQAEGPSGQPGGAGGQPGGTGGPPS encoded by the coding sequence ATGTCCATCGTCGACAAGGTCAAGCAGATGCTCGGGCAGCACTCCGACAAGGCCAAGCAAGGTGTCGAGAAGGCCGGGGACATGTTCGACCAGCGCACCGGGGGCAAGCACGCCGACAAGGTCGACCGGGTCCAGGACCAGGCCGGAAGCTACATCGACCGCGAGAGCGGCCGGCCCGGCGGCGCAGGCGGCCAGGCCGAGGGACCGAGCGGCCAGCCCGGCGGCGCGGGAGGCCAGCCCGGCGGGACGGGCGGCCCGCCGTCCTAG
- the miaA gene encoding tRNA (adenosine(37)-N6)-dimethylallyltransferase MiaA codes for MIAVVGATAAGKSDLAVELALRLAGEAVNADSMQLYRGMDIGTAKLSAAEMRGVPHHLLDVWDVTVAASVAEYQRLSADAIAGIRGRGRLPVLVGGSGLYVRAALDRLEFPGTDPAVRGRLEEELARVGPGPLHDRLRGLDPAAAEAILPSNGRRIVRALEVIEISGRPFTATLPEHRYRYDHVVQIGLSVPREVLDERIALRVDRMWEAGLVDEVRELEKRGLRDGLTAGRALGYAQVLRFLAGEWTEEQAREDTVRTTRRFARRQESWFRRDPRVRWLPHDAPDLVDRALALVSRGTPGPI; via the coding sequence GTGATCGCGGTCGTCGGCGCCACGGCGGCCGGCAAGTCCGACCTCGCCGTCGAGCTGGCCCTCCGGCTGGCCGGCGAGGCGGTCAACGCCGACTCGATGCAGCTGTACCGCGGCATGGACATCGGCACCGCGAAACTGTCCGCGGCCGAGATGCGCGGGGTCCCGCACCATCTGCTGGACGTCTGGGACGTGACGGTCGCCGCGAGCGTCGCCGAGTACCAGCGGCTCAGCGCCGACGCCATCGCCGGGATCAGGGGCCGGGGACGGCTGCCGGTGCTGGTCGGCGGGTCCGGGCTGTACGTGCGCGCCGCGCTCGACCGCCTGGAGTTCCCGGGGACGGACCCGGCCGTCCGGGGGCGCCTGGAGGAGGAGCTGGCACGGGTCGGTCCCGGCCCGCTGCACGACCGGCTGCGCGGCCTGGACCCCGCGGCGGCGGAGGCGATCCTGCCGAGCAACGGCCGCCGGATCGTGCGGGCCCTGGAGGTCATCGAGATCTCGGGCCGCCCGTTCACCGCGACCCTGCCCGAGCACCGGTACCGCTACGACCACGTCGTGCAGATCGGGCTGAGCGTGCCCCGCGAGGTGCTGGACGAGCGCATCGCCCTGCGGGTGGACCGGATGTGGGAGGCGGGCCTGGTCGACGAGGTCCGGGAGCTGGAGAAGCGGGGCCTGCGGGACGGCCTGACCGCCGGGCGCGCCCTCGGGTACGCGCAGGTGCTGCGGTTCCTCGCGGGGGAGTGGACGGAGGAGCAGGCCAGGGAGGACACCGTCCGGACGACGCGGCGTTTCGCCCGCCGCCAGGAGTCGTGGTTCCGCCGCGACCCGCGCGTGCGATGGCTGCCCCACGATGCCCCGGACCTGGTCGATCGCGCTCTCGCCCTGGTGAGCCGGGGGACGCCGGGCCCCATATGA
- the dapF gene encoding diaminopimelate epimerase translates to MRFVKGHGTENDFVILPDPDGVLDLTPEAVARLCDRRAGIGADGVLRAVRTKATEFDADAEWFMDYRNADGGIAEMCGNGVRVFARYLVDAGLAPPGEWDLATRAGLRRVTLGPSGDVSVEMGLPELLGPGEASLAGASFAGERVSVGNPHLACRVTEPVAALDLSHAPDFDPAVFPAGVNVEFYRSVGERHVEMRVYERGSGETRSCGTGTVAVAAAAAHGTADGAEWTVDVPGGRVTVVLDGETSFLRGPAVLVAEGETRPGWI, encoded by the coding sequence ATGCGGTTCGTCAAAGGGCACGGCACCGAGAACGACTTCGTGATCCTCCCCGATCCGGACGGTGTCCTGGACCTCACCCCGGAGGCCGTCGCGCGGCTCTGCGACCGGCGGGCGGGCATCGGCGCCGACGGCGTCCTGCGCGCGGTCCGGACGAAGGCCACCGAGTTCGACGCCGACGCCGAGTGGTTCATGGACTACCGCAACGCCGACGGCGGCATCGCCGAGATGTGCGGCAACGGGGTGCGCGTCTTCGCCCGCTACCTGGTCGACGCGGGCCTGGCCCCGCCCGGGGAGTGGGACCTGGCCACCCGCGCGGGCCTGCGCCGCGTGACGCTCGGCCCGTCCGGGGACGTCAGCGTGGAGATGGGCCTGCCGGAGCTTCTCGGCCCGGGGGAGGCGTCCCTGGCGGGCGCGAGCTTCGCGGGCGAGCGGGTCAGCGTCGGGAATCCCCACCTGGCGTGCCGCGTCACCGAGCCGGTCGCCGCCCTGGACCTGTCGCACGCCCCGGACTTCGACCCGGCGGTCTTCCCCGCGGGGGTGAACGTCGAGTTCTACCGCAGCGTGGGGGAGCGGCACGTCGAGATGCGGGTGTACGAGCGCGGCTCCGGCGAGACCCGGTCGTGCGGCACCGGTACCGTCGCGGTGGCCGCCGCGGCGGCTCACGGCACGGCCGACGGCGCCGAATGGACCGTGGACGTCCCCGGCGGCAGGGTGACCGTCGTCCTGGACGGCGAGACCAGTTTCCTGAGGGGGCCGGCCGTCCTGGTGGCCGAGGGCGAGACGCGGCCCGGCTGGATTTAG